The Pseudobdellovibrionaceae bacterium genome contains a region encoding:
- a CDS encoding MotA/TolQ/ExbB proton channel family protein codes for MGAVLQFMNDSGIVGWAILGIGLATFALIGERAYALYFKVSLKGDDLYSKIRGLVSARKTDEALGIVHDLNQKPLASAFRTILEKADRDDDTIFQAHDIALAENIPQLTRRTHYLSMLANVATLMGLLGTIHGLILSFAAVASADPTQKQALLAHGISVSMYTTALGLVVAIPAMVFYSFLISRQNSLVDEMTEKCGKLTELLTSHH; via the coding sequence ATGGGCGCAGTATTACAGTTTATGAATGATTCGGGTATCGTGGGTTGGGCCATTTTGGGGATCGGTCTCGCGACTTTCGCGCTGATCGGCGAACGGGCCTACGCACTTTACTTCAAGGTTTCGCTGAAAGGCGACGACCTTTACAGCAAGATCCGCGGCCTCGTCTCGGCACGTAAAACCGACGAAGCCCTCGGCATCGTGCACGATCTCAACCAGAAACCCCTCGCATCGGCGTTCCGCACGATCCTGGAAAAAGCGGATCGCGATGACGACACGATTTTCCAAGCTCACGATATCGCGCTCGCCGAAAATATCCCGCAGCTGACGCGCCGGACGCATTACCTGTCGATGCTCGCCAACGTCGCGACGCTGATGGGACTGCTCGGTACGATCCACGGTCTGATTCTTTCCTTCGCGGCGGTCGCGTCCGCCGATCCGACGCAGAAGCAGGCGCTGCTCGCGCACGGGATCTCGGTTTCGATGTACACGACGGCGCTCGGCCTCGTGGTCGCGATTCCCGCGATGGTTTTCTACTCGTTCCTGATCAGCCGACAAAACTCGCTGGTCGATGAAATGACCGAAAAATGCGGCAAGCTCACGGAGCTGCTGACGAGCCACCACTAA
- the bamA gene encoding outer membrane protein assembly factor BamA: MQSSLCFALVCAVSLQSTVVFAQDARTSSEETEFLNGAPALPAASESTETSAPSETSVPKPKRAPASIDDLGGELTEVADRDPAQARPTGTRPAKPAANRRVRPNAAPAKPNARKPRTAKAVPAPVEASGRVAKITIEGHRKIEPDAVTARMKLAVGSPWTMEMIREDVQSIFKSGFFYDVQVLRDGTADQTELIFKVVEKPSVVEISFEGQDEIKTDELKEAANIKMFELLNMTKVRDAVEKIQKLYEDKGYFLARIEPQVIDVTKDETVKILFKISENDKVRVKKITFLGNRKLKDGFLKGRMMTQEGGFFSFLSGSGSYKQDAFDRDTQILRFLYFNEGFVQVKIDRPQVYVTPDKKTIYITIRVEEGEQFNVGEIDFAGDLLFPRDELGEAIEINKRDVFSYDVLQKDLSTLQAKYGDLGYAFANIIPRTRINEQERKVDVTFEFDKGSQVYFGQINVVGNSKTRDKVVRRELKIKEGELYNETRRRESLENVQRLGFFDEVNFRTSTPPDRPDVLNIDISVKERNTGSIQLGAGYGSATKFTLQGQINQSNFLGKGQKLSAGLNISDLAQVYNLNFTEPYFLDTEWSLGFDVYQSLSDRYEYYENRRGGAFRFGHPLGEFLFGSVRYRLDQTNLEVMKDVNNNITTDQALFPLSTASGVTSSVTGILEYDRRDDRFSPSKGVFFSTSLEYAGLGGDLKYSKGTNVARYYKKLFWEVVWRNNLSYSFINSHEDGKEPPFNELFLLGGPYSLRGYQFFRVGKTVYSQKTYDFLIGRGINAEDAARRAQVPFGGKQQLLYQMEFEFPLIAEAGIKGVGFFDVGQAEDVIGADKFYSNVGFGFRWFSPIGPLRFEWGFPLRTLEVAPDPVVFEFSIGAPF; this comes from the coding sequence ATGCAGTCTTCGCTGTGTTTTGCGCTCGTTTGCGCAGTTTCACTGCAGTCGACGGTGGTTTTCGCCCAAGACGCTCGCACCTCTTCGGAGGAGACGGAATTTTTGAACGGCGCCCCGGCTTTGCCTGCAGCGTCGGAATCCACCGAAACCTCCGCGCCTTCCGAAACTTCGGTCCCGAAACCGAAGCGTGCGCCTGCCAGCATCGATGATCTGGGCGGTGAGCTGACGGAGGTCGCGGATCGCGACCCGGCGCAAGCGCGGCCGACGGGGACGCGGCCGGCGAAACCGGCGGCGAATCGCCGTGTTCGCCCCAATGCCGCTCCCGCAAAACCCAACGCGCGCAAGCCGCGCACGGCGAAGGCCGTACCGGCCCCGGTGGAAGCTTCGGGACGGGTCGCGAAGATCACGATCGAAGGCCACCGCAAGATCGAACCCGATGCCGTCACCGCGCGGATGAAACTCGCGGTGGGCTCGCCGTGGACCATGGAGATGATCCGCGAAGACGTGCAGTCGATCTTCAAGAGCGGTTTTTTCTATGACGTGCAGGTGCTGCGCGATGGAACCGCCGATCAAACCGAACTCATCTTCAAAGTGGTCGAGAAGCCTTCGGTCGTCGAGATCTCTTTCGAAGGCCAAGATGAAATCAAAACCGATGAGTTGAAGGAAGCCGCGAATATCAAGATGTTCGAGCTTCTGAACATGACCAAGGTGCGCGACGCGGTCGAAAAAATCCAAAAGCTCTACGAGGACAAGGGTTACTTCCTGGCGCGGATCGAGCCCCAGGTGATCGACGTCACGAAAGACGAGACGGTCAAAATCCTGTTCAAGATCAGCGAAAACGACAAAGTCCGCGTGAAGAAGATCACCTTCCTCGGGAACCGCAAACTGAAAGACGGTTTCCTGAAGGGGCGGATGATGACCCAAGAGGGCGGCTTCTTCAGCTTCCTCAGCGGTTCGGGTTCGTACAAACAAGATGCGTTCGATCGCGACACGCAGATCTTGCGCTTCCTGTATTTCAATGAAGGTTTCGTCCAGGTGAAGATCGATCGTCCGCAGGTCTACGTGACCCCGGACAAAAAAACGATCTACATCACGATCCGCGTGGAAGAGGGCGAACAGTTCAACGTGGGTGAAATCGATTTCGCGGGTGACTTGCTGTTCCCGCGCGATGAGCTCGGCGAAGCGATCGAGATCAATAAACGCGATGTCTTCAGCTACGACGTTCTACAAAAAGACTTGAGCACCCTGCAGGCAAAGTACGGTGATTTGGGTTACGCGTTCGCGAACATCATTCCGCGGACGCGGATCAATGAACAAGAACGCAAAGTGGACGTGACCTTCGAGTTCGACAAAGGCTCGCAGGTCTATTTCGGTCAGATCAACGTCGTCGGCAACTCGAAGACCCGCGACAAGGTCGTGCGCCGCGAGCTGAAGATCAAAGAAGGCGAGCTCTACAACGAGACCCGCCGCCGTGAATCGCTCGAAAACGTGCAGCGTTTGGGTTTCTTCGACGAGGTGAACTTCCGCACCTCCACGCCGCCGGATCGTCCCGATGTTTTGAACATCGACATTTCGGTCAAGGAACGGAATACGGGCTCGATTCAGTTGGGCGCGGGTTACGGGTCGGCGACGAAGTTCACCCTGCAAGGGCAGATCAACCAGTCGAACTTCCTGGGTAAAGGGCAGAAGCTCAGCGCGGGCTTGAATATCTCGGATTTGGCACAGGTCTATAACCTGAACTTCACCGAGCCTTACTTCTTGGATACCGAGTGGTCGCTGGGTTTCGACGTCTATCAAAGTTTGTCGGATCGTTACGAATACTACGAAAACCGCCGCGGTGGCGCATTCCGTTTCGGTCACCCCTTGGGCGAGTTCCTGTTCGGTTCGGTCCGTTACCGTTTGGATCAGACGAATCTCGAAGTCATGAAGGACGTGAACAATAACATCACGACCGATCAGGCGCTGTTCCCGCTTTCGACGGCGTCGGGTGTGACGTCGTCGGTGACCGGGATTTTGGAATACGATCGTCGTGATGACCGCTTCTCGCCGTCGAAGGGCGTGTTCTTCTCGACGTCGCTGGAGTACGCGGGTCTCGGTGGGGATCTGAAATACTCAAAAGGGACGAACGTCGCTCGTTACTACAAAAAGCTTTTCTGGGAAGTCGTGTGGCGGAACAACCTGAGCTACTCGTTCATCAATAGTCACGAGGATGGCAAAGAACCTCCGTTCAACGAGCTTTTCCTGCTCGGGGGACCCTACAGTCTGCGTGGTTACCAGTTCTTCCGCGTCGGTAAGACGGTGTACTCGCAAAAGACCTACGACTTCTTGATCGGTCGCGGAATCAACGCGGAAGACGCCGCTCGCCGCGCGCAGGTGCCGTTCGGTGGAAAACAGCAGCTCCTCTATCAAATGGAGTTCGAGTTCCCCCTGATCGCCGAGGCGGGGATCAAGGGCGTCGGTTTCTTCGACGTCGGTCAGGCCGAGGACGTGATCGGCGCGGACAAATTCTATAGCAACGTCGGTTTTGGATTCCGTTGGTTCTCGCCGATCGGGCCTTTGCGTTTCGAGTGGGGTTTCCCGCTCCGGACGCTGGAAGTGGCGCCGGACCCGGTGGTGTTCGAATTCTCGATCGGCGCGCCTTTCTAA
- a CDS encoding ABC transporter ATP-binding protein translates to MSEILVRGIGLRKHFAQGTSELEILRGVDIDVKAGESIGIVGSSGAGKSTLLHILGTLDRPNEGELYFGETNVMELSDEEVAKLRNREMGFVFQFHHLLAEFTAVENVMIPSRIAGDSKASAKIKALELLDMLGLAARADHFPNELSGGELQRVAIARALVRRPRILFADEPTGNLDSQNSQIIQNLFFHLKEKYGLTLIVVTHDLQFAQKFTRTLRIVDGKFVETR, encoded by the coding sequence ATGAGTGAAATTTTGGTTCGCGGAATCGGACTGCGCAAACACTTCGCCCAAGGCACCTCCGAACTCGAAATCCTCCGCGGCGTCGATATCGACGTGAAGGCGGGCGAATCCATCGGGATCGTCGGCTCCAGCGGGGCGGGGAAGTCGACGCTGTTGCACATCCTGGGGACCTTGGATCGACCGAACGAGGGGGAACTTTACTTCGGCGAAACGAACGTGATGGAGTTGTCGGACGAGGAAGTCGCGAAACTGCGCAATCGCGAGATGGGTTTCGTCTTTCAGTTTCACCATCTTTTGGCGGAGTTCACGGCGGTCGAAAACGTCATGATTCCCAGTCGCATCGCGGGCGACTCCAAGGCTTCGGCCAAGATCAAGGCGCTGGAACTTTTGGACATGCTGGGGCTCGCGGCGCGGGCGGATCACTTTCCGAACGAGCTTTCGGGGGGGGAACTTCAGCGGGTCGCCATCGCGCGCGCGCTCGTGCGGCGGCCGCGCATTCTCTTCGCGGATGAGCCGACGGGGAACCTCGACTCGCAAAATTCGCAGATCATCCAGAACCTCTTTTTCCATTTGAAGGAAAAATACGGACTGACGTTGATCGTCGTGACGCACGATTTGCAGTTCGCGCAAAAGTTCACGCGGACGTTGCGAATCGTGGACGGGAAGTTCGTCGAAACCCGGTGA
- the prfB gene encoding peptide chain release factor 2 gives MFDLDAKKRRLEELAMSAENPAIWNDPDKLQKLNKERSFLDKSIKEYEDFHQRLEDAKVLIEMATEASDEDTFTEAKSEIDQLKKLGSELEIKRVLNGELDANSAYISINSGAGGTEAQDWASILMRMYMRFAEKSGYSVDVMEMSDGEEAGIKSVTLLIEGAYAYGYLKAESGVHRLVRISPFDSNARRHTSFASVFCWPEIDDDIKIEIRPEDLKVETFRSSGAGGQHVNKTDSAVRMYHLPSGIIVSCQNQRSQIQNREKALKMLKAALYEREVEAREKAKAEQEAGKKANEWGSQIRSYVMHPYQMVKDHRTGHETNQIQDVTNGEIQDFIMAYLKSNLTTATGDNAPGARG, from the coding sequence ATCTTTGACCTCGACGCCAAAAAGCGTCGGCTCGAAGAACTAGCGATGAGCGCGGAGAACCCCGCGATCTGGAATGACCCCGATAAGCTGCAGAAGCTCAACAAAGAGCGCTCCTTCCTCGATAAATCGATCAAAGAATACGAAGACTTTCACCAACGTCTGGAAGACGCGAAGGTCCTGATCGAGATGGCGACCGAAGCGTCGGACGAAGATACCTTCACCGAAGCGAAAAGCGAAATCGACCAACTCAAAAAACTGGGTAGCGAACTCGAGATCAAACGCGTCTTGAACGGCGAGCTCGATGCGAATAGCGCCTACATCTCGATCAACTCGGGCGCCGGCGGGACCGAGGCTCAAGACTGGGCCTCCATCCTTATGCGAATGTACATGCGCTTCGCCGAGAAGAGCGGCTATTCGGTCGACGTGATGGAGATGTCCGACGGCGAAGAGGCGGGGATCAAATCGGTCACGCTTTTGATCGAAGGCGCCTACGCCTACGGCTATTTGAAGGCCGAGTCGGGCGTCCATCGTCTGGTGCGGATTTCGCCCTTCGACTCGAACGCGCGTCGCCACACGAGCTTCGCCTCGGTTTTCTGCTGGCCCGAAATCGACGACGACATCAAAATCGAGATCCGTCCCGAGGACTTGAAGGTCGAGACTTTCCGCTCGAGCGGGGCGGGCGGACAGCACGTCAACAAGACGGACTCCGCGGTCCGTATGTATCACTTGCCCAGCGGGATCATCGTCAGCTGCCAAAACCAACGCTCGCAGATTCAGAACCGTGAAAAAGCGCTGAAGATGCTGAAGGCGGCGTTGTACGAACGCGAAGTCGAAGCGCGCGAAAAGGCCAAAGCCGAACAAGAAGCGGGCAAAAAAGCGAACGAGTGGGGGTCGCAGATCCGCTCTTACGTCATGCATCCCTACCAAATGGTGAAGGATCACCGGACGGGTCATGAAACGAACCAAATCCAAGATGTCACGAATGGCGAGATCCAGGATTTCATCATGGCCTACCTGAAATCGAATTTGACGACGGCCACCGGCGACAACGCGCCCGGAGCCCGCGGCTGA
- the mazG gene encoding nucleoside triphosphate pyrophosphohydrolase: MQTRSPSREALVQEFLRLVDIVARLRGPDGCPWDKEQTQKSLTKYVLEEAFELAEAIDSGNQKHILDELGDYLFQVVLQAQVAQDENLFALTDILKNLSDKMIRRHPHVFGDVKAETSAEVLVNWAKIKAAEVEASPEPAKPFRLAKELRGFPALLTSYKIGKRSEDWKFDWDTPAQVEAKVTEEFREVQEAIAQKDPAAQLDEMGDLLFAVAQWARHLGIDPEAALRQGNLKFEKRFSVMIEHAKLTQDQFRALPLDEKEALWADAKKFVRKSATPT; encoded by the coding sequence ATGCAAACCCGCTCCCCGTCCCGCGAGGCCCTAGTCCAAGAATTCCTGCGTTTGGTCGATATCGTCGCGAGATTGCGCGGACCGGACGGTTGTCCCTGGGACAAAGAACAGACCCAGAAATCGCTCACCAAGTACGTCCTGGAAGAGGCTTTCGAACTCGCCGAGGCGATCGACTCCGGAAACCAAAAGCACATCCTCGATGAACTTGGCGACTACCTCTTTCAAGTCGTCTTGCAAGCCCAGGTCGCGCAGGATGAAAACCTCTTCGCGCTGACGGACATTCTGAAGAACCTGTCGGACAAAATGATCCGCCGCCACCCTCATGTCTTCGGCGACGTTAAAGCCGAAACCAGCGCCGAGGTCCTCGTGAACTGGGCCAAAATCAAAGCGGCCGAGGTCGAAGCAAGCCCCGAGCCCGCCAAGCCCTTCCGCCTGGCGAAAGAGCTGCGCGGCTTTCCGGCGCTCTTAACCAGTTACAAAATCGGCAAACGCAGCGAAGACTGGAAGTTCGACTGGGACACACCCGCCCAAGTCGAAGCGAAGGTCACCGAAGAGTTTCGCGAGGTCCAAGAGGCCATCGCGCAGAAGGATCCGGCCGCGCAGCTCGATGAAATGGGCGATCTGCTGTTCGCGGTCGCGCAGTGGGCCCGTCATTTGGGAATCGATCCCGAGGCCGCGCTTCGCCAGGGCAATCTGAAGTTCGAAAAACGCTTCTCGGTGATGATCGAACACGCGAAACTCACGCAGGATCAGTTCCGCGCGCTGCCTCTAGACGAGAAAGAGGCCCTCTGGGCGGACGCGAAAAAGTTCGTCAGAAAATCCGCAACCCCGACCTGA
- a CDS encoding biopolymer transporter ExbD yields MRGKRYTPRREANHEFELDLAPLLSVLVKLVPVLLISSAFVQVMTIESDLPGSLAKAVEQSHEQKVQIKMVAENDKDVTLVMTIDGKNEEVQIPAKEGVIDFEAVHAGLVEIKKRYPESFHLILKASGTVTYQETVSLMDEARKSKSETVEFTYRDKEKPDQPQKTQWMFPEVMIEPSEAT; encoded by the coding sequence ATGAGAGGCAAAAGATATACACCTCGCCGCGAGGCGAATCACGAATTCGAACTGGATCTGGCACCGCTGCTGTCGGTGTTGGTCAAACTCGTACCGGTGCTGCTCATCTCGTCGGCCTTCGTACAGGTGATGACGATCGAAAGCGATCTTCCGGGCTCGCTCGCCAAAGCGGTCGAGCAAAGCCACGAGCAAAAAGTCCAAATCAAAATGGTCGCCGAGAACGATAAAGACGTCACCCTCGTGATGACCATCGACGGTAAAAACGAGGAAGTTCAAATTCCCGCCAAAGAGGGCGTCATCGACTTCGAAGCCGTGCACGCGGGACTCGTCGAAATCAAAAAGCGTTACCCCGAAAGCTTCCACTTGATCCTCAAGGCTTCGGGCACCGTCACGTATCAAGAGACCGTTTCCTTGATGGACGAAGCCCGCAAGTCGAAAAGCGAAACCGTGGAGTTCACTTACCGCGACAAAGAAAAACCCGATCAACCGCAGAAGACTCAGTGGATGTTCCCCGAAGTCATGATCGAACCGTCGGAGGCCACATGA
- a CDS encoding HDIG domain-containing protein has translation MPKKPPSLKDEDLHIRERYSDHSQKFHDWVQRMGLERSPLLHLLFKLDQKFHLRRFSVVFLFALLLAIAMNFEIRTHVEYEIGDIAKEDIVSPVAFTMVDQFTTDERRAKATESVPTVFDFDPHVFEQVSNHVYRSFRLMRAKLKQMPWPKNASLRAEMVKDFFIHKGEFDKELGLAVNEYMFEWLVENRFNARIENALLRNLDFWYRDKIIDGVAKNIQSKTQMVLARVVQKNNGGREFHIRKTDLVDLNEDEFFQLRETRGLSPTEQVAVLNLARTLVRPNLTVNVQETETRRAQARDSVLPVTVSVKRNQVLIQKGSVIQPYHDAWLDKIKSVKSEGRYELVLLATTFLFLGIVVVFFSYLRRYTMGKVKIASRDLTVMGMIAIGCVIMTKTFLFFTEDSLVAKFGTAIPATAFILAAPVAAGPMLLGLLIQSGEVIWLFTAFLAIAMGVMTDFNFPVMLVTMAGGIAAARGVFSCKKRNDIYWAGVRTGLVSAAVVALIVLIQKADQPTLLGSELMWMVPAGLIGGILSSFVAMMVVPGLESLFNYTTDVKLLELSNLNHPLLKDMIVKAPGTYHHSMMVGSMVEAAAEEIGANSLLGKVMCYYHDIGKMEHSNYFIENQKPGHNPHDHISPYMSKTLLIAHVKDGVELGMEHKLGEPIIAGILQHHGTTLISYFYNKALERCGDDEKQVPEEEFRYPGPKPQFREAALCMLADSIEAAARSLDEPTPVRLQNIVRNIVQRKFLDGQLDECSLTLKDLSKVEAAFTRILLGIYHQRIDYPRAQGGGASENTTPMFNRPTGKPAS, from the coding sequence ATGCCTAAGAAACCGCCGAGTCTTAAAGACGAAGATCTGCACATCCGCGAGAGGTACTCTGACCACAGTCAGAAGTTCCACGATTGGGTGCAGCGCATGGGTTTGGAGCGCTCGCCGCTTCTGCACCTCCTGTTCAAATTGGATCAAAAGTTCCATTTGCGGCGTTTTTCGGTCGTTTTTCTGTTCGCGCTTTTGCTTGCGATCGCGATGAACTTCGAGATCCGGACCCACGTCGAGTACGAGATCGGCGATATCGCGAAGGAAGACATCGTTTCGCCCGTGGCGTTCACGATGGTCGATCAGTTCACGACCGACGAACGTCGGGCGAAAGCGACGGAAAGCGTACCGACGGTTTTCGATTTCGATCCCCACGTTTTCGAGCAGGTTTCCAATCACGTCTACCGGTCATTCCGGCTGATGCGCGCGAAACTCAAGCAGATGCCGTGGCCGAAAAATGCTTCGCTCCGCGCCGAAATGGTGAAGGATTTTTTCATCCATAAAGGCGAGTTCGACAAAGAGCTCGGGCTCGCGGTGAATGAGTACATGTTCGAGTGGCTGGTCGAAAACCGCTTCAACGCGCGCATCGAGAATGCGCTCTTGCGGAACCTCGATTTCTGGTACCGCGACAAAATCATCGACGGCGTCGCCAAAAATATCCAGTCGAAGACCCAAATGGTTCTGGCCCGCGTGGTGCAGAAGAACAACGGGGGACGCGAGTTCCACATCCGCAAGACCGACCTCGTCGATCTGAACGAAGACGAATTCTTTCAGTTGCGCGAGACGCGGGGACTTTCTCCGACCGAACAGGTCGCCGTTCTAAATTTGGCGCGCACCCTCGTGCGTCCCAATCTGACCGTGAACGTGCAAGAAACGGAAACGCGGCGCGCGCAGGCGCGGGATTCCGTTTTGCCGGTCACCGTTTCCGTCAAACGGAATCAGGTGCTCATTCAAAAAGGCAGCGTCATTCAGCCCTATCACGATGCGTGGCTCGACAAGATCAAGTCCGTGAAGTCCGAAGGGCGTTACGAACTGGTGCTCCTCGCGACGACTTTTCTTTTCCTGGGAATCGTCGTGGTTTTCTTCTCGTACCTGCGTCGTTACACGATGGGGAAAGTGAAGATCGCGAGTCGTGACCTGACGGTCATGGGCATGATCGCGATCGGCTGCGTGATCATGACGAAGACCTTTTTGTTCTTCACCGAGGATTCGCTGGTCGCCAAGTTCGGGACGGCGATTCCGGCGACGGCGTTCATCCTGGCGGCCCCGGTGGCGGCGGGACCGATGCTTTTGGGTCTTTTGATTCAATCGGGCGAAGTCATTTGGCTGTTCACCGCATTCCTGGCGATCGCGATGGGGGTCATGACGGACTTCAACTTTCCGGTCATGCTCGTCACCATGGCGGGCGGCATCGCGGCGGCGCGCGGAGTTTTCAGCTGCAAAAAGCGCAACGACATTTACTGGGCGGGCGTGCGTACGGGGCTCGTGTCGGCGGCGGTGGTCGCGTTGATCGTCCTGATCCAAAAGGCCGATCAGCCCACGCTACTGGGCTCGGAGCTGATGTGGATGGTCCCCGCGGGTTTGATCGGCGGGATCTTGTCGTCGTTCGTCGCGATGATGGTGGTGCCGGGATTGGAAAGCCTCTTCAACTACACCACGGACGTGAAGCTGTTGGAGCTTTCGAATCTGAACCATCCGCTGCTCAAAGACATGATCGTGAAGGCACCGGGCACTTACCACCACTCGATGATGGTGGGCTCGATGGTCGAAGCCGCGGCGGAAGAGATCGGCGCGAACTCGCTGCTCGGTAAAGTCATGTGTTATTACCACGACATCGGGAAGATGGAGCACTCGAACTACTTCATCGAGAACCAAAAGCCCGGTCACAATCCGCACGATCACATTTCGCCCTATATGTCGAAGACGCTCCTGATCGCGCACGTGAAAGACGGCGTGGAGCTCGGGATGGAGCACAAGCTGGGCGAACCCATCATCGCGGGCATCCTGCAGCACCACGGAACGACGTTGATCTCGTATTTCTACAACAAGGCGCTGGAACGCTGCGGGGACGACGAAAAGCAGGTCCCCGAAGAAGAGTTCCGCTATCCGGGACCGAAACCTCAGTTCCGGGAAGCCGCTTTGTGTATGCTCGCGGACTCCATCGAGGCGGCCGCACGTTCGCTGGACGAGCCGACGCCCGTGCGTCTGCAGAACATCGTCCGCAATATCGTGCAGCGAAAGTTTTTGGACGGACAGTTGGATGAGTGTTCTTTGACTTTGAAGGACCTCTCTAAAGTGGAAGCCGCGTTCACGCGGATTTTGCTCGGGATTTATCACCAGCGCATCGATTACCCGCGCGCGCAAGGTGGGGGCGCCTCGGAAAATACGACCCCCATGTTCAATCGTCCGACCGGGAAGCCCGCGTCGTGA
- a CDS encoding ABC transporter permease, with amino-acid sequence MPALLEIAYRLLKRGRGFGLDLTGWISLAGLVMGVACLVVSMAVMSGFEKTLRESLSDVTGHVQIFRYRIGNEPPEKLKERVQKIVPETKAMTRFLSVEGVLAHKGRIQGVFMQGLDEGEAWKVLNLERRLLDGELAIRGASKESPNARVLIGKGVAETFGLKPGDTFRLLVPLPSEFDPQEFKRKIGVFEVAGVVELGKFEYDQRMVMMPIKDLQKLADVGSRDSGFILRVEDGLKARAASFRLSEQLGPGFRVRDWRDINENMFDAVEIEKLVVFFVILVIVVAASFNVATSLYVNVVQRYPEIGILKALGVSPRQMVGVLCLQGVALGIIGCTAGLGLGVVLGYFFEWAQTNLGLLPASVYKISYIELDFRPQDILAILGVTLVICVLATLAPARQGAKLSPVEGLRYE; translated from the coding sequence ATGCCCGCGCTTCTCGAGATCGCTTATCGCCTGCTGAAGCGGGGACGCGGCTTCGGTCTCGACCTGACGGGCTGGATTTCGCTCGCGGGTCTGGTGATGGGCGTGGCGTGTTTGGTCGTCAGCATGGCGGTGATGAGCGGCTTCGAAAAGACCCTGCGTGAGTCGCTTTCGGATGTGACCGGTCACGTGCAGATTTTCCGCTACCGGATCGGCAATGAGCCGCCCGAGAAACTCAAAGAGCGCGTGCAGAAGATCGTTCCCGAAACGAAAGCGATGACACGTTTTCTGAGTGTTGAAGGGGTGCTGGCGCACAAGGGGCGAATTCAAGGTGTGTTCATGCAGGGCCTCGACGAGGGCGAAGCTTGGAAGGTGCTGAATCTCGAGCGTCGTTTGCTGGACGGAGAGCTGGCGATTCGGGGGGCGTCCAAAGAGTCGCCGAACGCGCGCGTCCTGATCGGAAAGGGCGTCGCCGAAACCTTCGGTTTGAAACCGGGCGATACGTTTCGCCTGCTCGTCCCGCTGCCCAGCGAATTCGATCCGCAAGAATTCAAACGCAAGATCGGGGTGTTCGAAGTCGCGGGCGTCGTCGAGCTCGGAAAGTTCGAGTACGATCAGCGCATGGTCATGATGCCGATCAAGGATCTGCAGAAGCTCGCGGACGTGGGCAGTCGTGATTCGGGTTTCATTCTGCGGGTCGAAGACGGCCTGAAGGCGCGTGCCGCCAGCTTCCGTTTGAGTGAGCAGCTGGGGCCGGGTTTCCGGGTACGCGACTGGCGTGACATCAACGAAAATATGTTCGACGCGGTCGAGATCGAAAAGCTCGTCGTCTTCTTCGTGATTTTGGTCATCGTCGTGGCGGCGTCATTCAACGTGGCGACCAGTCTTTACGTGAACGTCGTCCAACGTTATCCCGAGATCGGCATTTTGAAGGCGCTGGGCGTGAGTCCGCGCCAGATGGTCGGCGTGCTTTGTCTGCAAGGAGTGGCGCTCGGGATCATCGGGTGCACGGCGGGCCTGGGGCTCGGCGTGGTCTTGGGTTACTTCTTCGAATGGGCGCAGACCAACTTGGGGCTGCTTCCGGCCAGCGTTTATAAAATCAGCTACATCGAACTCGATTTCCGCCCGCAGGATATCCTCGCGATTCTGGGCGTCACCCTCGTGATTTGTGTGCTCGCGACGCTCGCGCCCGCGCGGCAAGGGGCGAAGCTTTCGCCCGTGGAAGGACTCCGTTATGAGTGA
- the ybeY gene encoding rRNA maturation RNase YbeY, which yields MELNLINQSKKPLPRAFLKTWVADVERALRARRVKLPRAAELSIVFMDPGPAKALNLEYRGRAYATDVLSFQNEEPLGDLVLCPQVLERQAREHELSFREELGYMVIHGMLHLLGFDHETNERDAKKMFTLQDAIFEKLRASL from the coding sequence ATCGAACTCAATCTGATCAATCAATCGAAGAAGCCGCTGCCGCGCGCTTTCTTAAAAACGTGGGTCGCCGACGTCGAGCGAGCTTTGCGCGCCCGGCGCGTGAAGCTGCCGCGCGCGGCGGAGCTCAGTATCGTCTTCATGGATCCGGGGCCGGCGAAGGCCTTGAACCTCGAATACCGGGGGCGCGCATACGCGACCGACGTTCTGAGCTTTCAAAACGAAGAGCCCCTGGGGGATCTGGTGTTGTGCCCGCAGGTTCTCGAACGCCAGGCACGCGAGCACGAGCTGTCGTTTCGCGAAGAGCTCGGCTACATGGTGATCCACGGGATGCTTCATCTTCTGGGTTTCGATCACGAAACGAACGAGCGGGACGCGAAAAAGATGTTCACGCTTCAAGACGCCATTTTCGAAAAGCTGCGCGCGAGCCTCTAG